One genomic region from Sphingobacterium multivorum encodes:
- a CDS encoding gliding motility protein RemB gives MRLNITKNNNLLRIVLASMGVGISFGGFAQIKSQPYSYHFYQKMNDAVYSTETRMHTAAKPFVIKDSLLLAKFDSIQSNKPVSSSNWFMRKIFNEHLVQVEKEDYTFYADFLPDLYIGKDMLGDKRRTWMNSRGFQVGLNVGNKFTFNTSAFESQAVFPKYLDDYIVANKVIPGQGNTKFQSKNKMDWMYATASMTYDAHKYIQATLAYDKNFIGDGYRSMLLSDFSSNYAHLKLTGTIGNVQYTSIWAYMNDPTHPRQDLTGTTPMEGQNNTRLGDGKKWGAFQYLDWNVTNKLSIGFFQSVVWAAQDEAGKRGFDFSYLSPIIFIRPVENNNRTSPDKMFLGLTSKYKLPYNLTAYGQFLLGEFTAKEFFAGNGYAHNKWGAQVGVRGYDMFGVKNLNFLAEYNTARPYTYAHFKSYSNYSNNAEPLAHPKGANFRELVGLVNYAWDRWDFSLQGMFTQNGLDLPDGSNMGGNIFQSYNTIPNLYGNHIAQGIKNNIYYADAKAAYVLNPKYNLRLELGYTQRYAKAQYETPVVNKSGVVSFGLRSSFRAIYNDL, from the coding sequence ATGAGGCTTAATATAACAAAAAATAATAATTTACTCCGAATTGTGCTGGCAAGCATGGGGGTAGGTATTTCCTTCGGCGGTTTTGCCCAGATTAAGAGTCAGCCTTATTCGTATCATTTTTATCAAAAAATGAACGATGCGGTTTATTCTACTGAAACGAGGATGCACACTGCTGCTAAACCATTCGTCATCAAAGACTCTTTATTGTTAGCCAAGTTTGATTCAATCCAATCCAATAAGCCTGTTTCTTCGTCCAATTGGTTTATGCGTAAGATTTTTAATGAACATCTGGTGCAGGTTGAGAAAGAAGATTATACATTCTATGCTGATTTTTTACCGGATCTTTATATTGGAAAGGATATGTTAGGCGACAAGCGTCGGACATGGATGAATAGCAGAGGATTTCAGGTGGGATTGAACGTAGGTAATAAATTTACATTCAATACTTCCGCATTTGAAAGTCAGGCGGTATTTCCCAAATATTTGGATGACTATATCGTTGCTAATAAAGTTATCCCTGGTCAAGGAAATACAAAATTTCAGTCCAAAAATAAAATGGACTGGATGTATGCGACAGCCAGTATGACCTATGACGCACATAAGTATATTCAAGCGACGTTGGCCTATGACAAGAACTTTATTGGAGACGGGTATAGATCCATGCTGTTATCGGATTTTTCTTCAAACTATGCACATTTGAAGTTGACCGGCACGATAGGAAACGTTCAATATACGTCGATCTGGGCCTACATGAATGATCCGACGCATCCTAGACAGGATTTGACTGGTACAACTCCTATGGAGGGACAGAATAACACACGTTTGGGGGATGGAAAAAAATGGGGGGCTTTCCAATATTTGGACTGGAATGTAACCAATAAGTTATCAATAGGATTTTTTCAATCTGTTGTTTGGGCTGCCCAAGATGAAGCTGGAAAAAGAGGTTTTGATTTCAGTTATCTAAGTCCAATTATCTTTATCCGACCTGTTGAAAATAATAATCGTACTTCGCCGGACAAAATGTTTTTGGGATTGACTTCCAAATATAAACTACCCTATAATTTGACGGCATATGGTCAGTTCTTATTGGGGGAGTTTACCGCGAAAGAGTTTTTTGCCGGGAATGGATATGCGCACAACAAATGGGGAGCACAAGTTGGTGTCAGGGGATATGATATGTTTGGTGTGAAAAACCTGAACTTTTTAGCTGAGTATAATACAGCCAGACCATATACTTACGCACACTTTAAATCGTATTCAAACTATAGCAACAATGCCGAACCGTTGGCTCATCCGAAAGGGGCAAACTTTAGAGAGCTTGTTGGCCTTGTGAATTATGCATGGGATAGATGGGACTTTTCGTTACAGGGTATGTTTACCCAAAATGGACTTGATCTGCCTGATGGAAGTAATATGGGCGGTAACATCTTCCAATCCTATAATACAATACCAAATCTATATGGAAATCATATTGCCCAAGGAATAAAGAATAATATCTATTATG
- a CDS encoding glycoside hydrolase family 125 protein: MKRRTFIQNASLLTAGALTSKFSFAQEHSFPTVRTSKEKRLFSSKVIEDAIVEFQKNVKNKELAWLFNNCFPNTLDTTVFPYVQNGRNYTYVITGDIDAMWLRDSSAQVWPYLPFMKKDKKLQDLIVGLIQKQSKCINIDPYANAFYNDPTKKGEWFSDHTNMKPGIHERKWEIDSLCYPIRLAYHYWKETNDSSPFNEEWLEAQHKIYQTFVEQQRKDSLGPYKFERTTSRGSDTLQVDGYGYPVNPVGLICSSFRPSDDSTIFSFLIPSNLFAIVSLRQSAEILKKVKNEHELAAKMETLANEVETAVNTYGIIDHPTLGRIYAFEVDGFSSHLMMDDANIPSLLALPYLGAVDLNNEVYQRTRNFVLSDKNPFFFKGTAAEGIGGPHIGRDMIWPMSIIMRAQTSTNDDEIRNCIKTLVNTHGGTGFMHESFHKNDPKKFTRHWFAWTNTLFGELIWKIYKEKPSLLQ; this comes from the coding sequence ATGAAACGCAGAACATTTATCCAAAACGCAAGCCTGTTAACCGCGGGTGCACTTACAAGCAAATTTTCATTTGCTCAAGAACATTCTTTTCCCACTGTACGGACAAGTAAAGAGAAAAGACTTTTCTCGAGCAAGGTCATCGAAGATGCCATTGTAGAATTTCAGAAAAATGTTAAAAATAAGGAACTGGCCTGGTTATTTAACAACTGCTTTCCGAATACCCTAGACACGACTGTATTTCCCTATGTCCAAAACGGAAGAAATTACACCTATGTAATTACAGGGGATATTGATGCCATGTGGTTGCGCGATAGCAGTGCGCAGGTATGGCCATACCTCCCTTTTATGAAAAAGGACAAAAAGCTTCAGGATCTTATTGTTGGCCTAATCCAAAAACAGAGTAAATGCATCAACATTGATCCCTATGCCAATGCATTTTACAATGATCCAACAAAGAAAGGCGAATGGTTCAGTGATCACACAAATATGAAACCTGGAATCCATGAACGAAAATGGGAAATCGATTCATTGTGTTATCCAATTCGATTAGCTTATCATTATTGGAAAGAAACGAATGACAGCAGTCCATTTAATGAAGAATGGTTAGAAGCGCAACATAAAATATATCAGACATTCGTTGAGCAACAGCGCAAAGATAGTCTGGGCCCATACAAATTTGAACGTACAACCTCCAGAGGCTCCGATACATTACAGGTAGATGGCTACGGATACCCAGTAAATCCAGTTGGTTTGATCTGCTCCAGTTTTAGACCATCAGACGATTCTACCATTTTCTCCTTTCTTATTCCATCCAATTTATTTGCGATCGTTAGTCTTAGACAATCTGCCGAAATTTTGAAAAAGGTTAAAAATGAACATGAACTCGCTGCCAAAATGGAAACGCTGGCGAATGAGGTCGAAACAGCGGTCAATACATATGGTATTATCGACCATCCGACACTAGGCCGAATATATGCCTTTGAGGTAGACGGTTTTTCCAGCCATCTTATGATGGATGATGCAAATATTCCGAGTTTACTGGCTCTACCTTATTTAGGGGCTGTCGATCTAAATAACGAAGTTTATCAACGTACGCGTAACTTTGTTTTGTCTGATAAAAATCCATTCTTTTTTAAAGGAACAGCAGCAGAAGGCATTGGCGGACCTCACATAGGAAGAGATATGATCTGGCCGATGTCCATTATTATGCGAGCGCAAACTTCGACAAATGATGACGAGATTCGCAATTGCATTAAAACATTGGTCAATACGCACGGTGGAACTGGATTTATGCATGAATCTTTTCATAAAAACGATCCTAAAAAATTCACAAGACATTGGTTTGCTTGGACAAATACATTATTTGGCGAATTAATTTGGAAAATTTATAAAGAGAAGCCATCTTTGCTTCAATAA
- the murI gene encoding glutamate racemase encodes MDNLSKPGAIGIFDSGYGGLSVFKEIQHLLPQYDYIYLGDNARVPYGTRSFETVYNYTKQCVFKLFDLGCNLVILACNTASAKALRTIQQHDLPPGKKVLGVIRPTTEIVHNFTKTNKIGILATTGTVKSESYKIEIHKFNPEIEVFQHDCPFWVPLVENNEINTEGAHYFVEKDIRELLQQSDQIDTIVLACTHYPLLLPVIKKYTPSYINIISQGPIVANSLRDYLHRHQEIETLCSQNGQLAFYTTDDPTDFESKAKIFFGQPIAASHISV; translated from the coding sequence ATGGATAATTTATCAAAACCAGGTGCGATTGGTATTTTTGACTCCGGTTACGGAGGACTCTCCGTATTTAAGGAAATTCAACATCTTTTACCTCAGTATGATTATATCTATTTAGGAGATAATGCTCGGGTCCCTTATGGTACACGGTCCTTTGAAACCGTTTATAACTATACCAAACAATGTGTTTTTAAACTATTTGATCTGGGTTGTAACCTTGTTATTCTGGCATGTAACACTGCTTCAGCAAAAGCATTAAGGACTATTCAACAGCATGATCTTCCCCCTGGAAAAAAAGTCCTCGGCGTCATCAGACCAACTACCGAAATTGTACACAATTTTACGAAAACGAATAAGATCGGGATTTTAGCTACTACGGGAACGGTAAAATCTGAATCCTATAAAATAGAAATACACAAATTCAATCCAGAAATAGAAGTTTTTCAACACGACTGCCCATTTTGGGTCCCTTTAGTAGAAAATAACGAAATCAATACAGAAGGCGCTCATTACTTTGTAGAAAAAGATATTCGGGAACTTTTACAACAGTCCGATCAGATCGACACCATTGTGCTTGCCTGTACCCACTATCCATTATTGCTGCCCGTAATCAAAAAATATACACCAAGCTATATCAATATCATTTCTCAGGGTCCAATTGTTGCAAATAGCTTAAGGGACTATCTCCATCGTCATCAGGAAATTGAAACACTTTGTTCCCAAAATGGGCAATTGGCTTTCTATACGACAGATGATCCGACAGACTTTGAAAGTAAAGCGAAAATATTTTTTGGACAACCAATAGCCGCAAGCCACATCAGTGTTTAA
- a CDS encoding PQQ-dependent sugar dehydrogenase, translated as MKTKLTISLLTVSLGLAACNSNHANSNSSSDSSTNAATDTTSYPPVETQKANTSYKPAFAGQTRIQGAKTSTPFEGKVIAEGLKSPWGITALPDGRLLISEKEGDFRIATADGKLSEPIKGLPQVNSSGQGGLLGLRLDPKFESNRMIYWVFSDNTAAGTLTAVAKGKLSADEKSIEGAKVIYQATPAHKGNLHYGGRIIFDKEGNIILSTGERSDLVTRPLAQDLNAALGKILRITTDGQPAPGNPFIGKSNVRPEIYSYGHRNPQGLALHPETGDLWETEFGPRGGDELNRIEAGKNYGWPTITYGIEYKGDKVGAGIQQKDGLEQPVYYWDPVLSPSGITFYTGQNIPEWKNNLFICGLSSMHIARIILKDNKVVGEERLLGNEGQRFRDITQGQDGALYAITDIGKLYKIDKK; from the coding sequence ATGAAAACCAAACTGACAATAAGCCTCTTAACAGTATCTTTAGGATTAGCCGCATGTAATTCCAACCATGCGAATTCAAATTCAAGTTCGGATAGCAGTACAAATGCTGCAACTGACACAACAAGCTACCCTCCGGTTGAAACACAAAAGGCAAACACAAGTTATAAACCAGCATTTGCTGGACAAACGAGAATCCAGGGTGCAAAGACAAGCACGCCATTTGAGGGTAAAGTAATTGCCGAGGGATTAAAATCTCCTTGGGGTATAACTGCGCTGCCTGATGGCCGACTATTAATCTCAGAAAAAGAAGGTGATTTTCGCATTGCAACGGCGGACGGTAAGTTAAGTGAACCAATTAAAGGTTTACCTCAAGTCAATAGCAGTGGACAAGGTGGGCTTTTGGGATTACGCCTTGATCCAAAATTCGAATCAAACCGTATGATTTATTGGGTTTTCTCTGATAATACCGCTGCCGGCACGTTGACGGCTGTTGCAAAGGGAAAACTGTCAGCAGACGAGAAATCGATCGAAGGTGCTAAGGTTATCTATCAAGCTACTCCGGCTCATAAGGGGAATCTGCATTATGGTGGCCGTATTATCTTTGATAAAGAAGGAAACATTATTTTAAGTACGGGTGAAAGATCTGATTTGGTTACAAGACCATTAGCGCAAGATCTAAATGCTGCATTAGGAAAGATCTTACGGATCACTACTGATGGACAGCCTGCTCCAGGAAATCCATTTATAGGCAAGTCAAATGTCCGTCCGGAAATTTACAGTTATGGACATCGCAATCCTCAGGGACTCGCTTTACACCCGGAAACTGGCGATCTTTGGGAAACCGAATTTGGTCCGCGGGGCGGCGACGAGCTGAACAGAATTGAAGCGGGAAAGAATTATGGATGGCCAACCATTACCTATGGTATAGAGTATAAAGGCGATAAAGTTGGTGCGGGTATACAACAAAAAGACGGCCTGGAACAACCGGTCTATTATTGGGATCCAGTCCTCTCTCCTAGTGGCATTACATTCTATACCGGACAAAATATTCCAGAATGGAAGAACAATCTCTTTATTTGTGGGTTGAGCAGCATGCACATTGCCAGAATTATACTTAAGGATAACAAGGTTGTTGGCGAAGAACGTCTTCTAGGCAACGAAGGTCAGCGATTTAGAGATATCACGCAGGGCCAAGACGGTGCACTGTACGCGATAACAGATATCGGAAAATTGTATAAAATTGATAAAAAATAA
- the rlmH gene encoding 23S rRNA (pseudouridine(1915)-N(3))-methyltransferase RlmH: MRITLLCIGKTDDKYLIEGIEKYIKRLKFYVNFSILVIPDIKNVKNLSTEQQKDKEALLILKQVQPQDLVVLLDEHGKEFRSLEFSAYLEKMMVQSVQHLVFIIGGPYGFDQKIYDRANAKISLSKMTFSHQMIRLFFTEQLYRAYSIMKGEPYHHE; the protein is encoded by the coding sequence ATGAGGATAACGTTACTTTGTATAGGGAAAACGGATGATAAATATCTGATTGAAGGTATTGAAAAGTACATTAAACGATTAAAGTTTTATGTGAACTTTAGTATTCTGGTGATACCGGACATCAAAAATGTCAAGAATCTTTCTACTGAGCAGCAGAAAGATAAGGAGGCTCTTTTGATTCTGAAACAAGTGCAGCCGCAAGATTTGGTCGTTCTGTTGGATGAACATGGAAAAGAGTTTCGCTCGTTGGAGTTTTCTGCTTATTTGGAAAAAATGATGGTGCAAAGCGTTCAACATCTAGTATTTATTATTGGAGGCCCGTACGGGTTTGACCAAAAAATTTATGATCGGGCAAATGCAAAAATTTCATTGTCCAAGATGACATTTTCACATCAAATGATTCGTTTATTTTTTACAGAACAGCTTTATCGCGCGTATTCTATCATGAAGGGGGAGCCTTATCATCACGAATAA
- the dnaB gene encoding replicative DNA helicase, with product MNDSNFEANNTDNNKRGNYGERRTKLNNLVSGLGKLPPQAVDLEEAVLGALMLEKNALSEIIDILKPESFYKESHQKIFEAIFGLFQKTSPIDILTVTSELRRMGALEMVGGAYYITQLTDRVVSAANIEYHARIISQKYIQRELIKVSTEIINSSYDETSDIFDLLDHAEKSLFDIAQNNLRRDSRKMDDIMREAISNLEMLRDRTDGLTGVPSGLTALDRMTSGWQPSDLVIIAARPAMGKTAFVLSVARNAAVEHGKAVAVFSLEMSSVQLVNRLIAGETEIEQEKLKKGNLADHEWQQLHSRIGRLTDAPIIIDDTPALNVFEFRAKCRRLKAQYDIQMVIVDYLQLMHGKAEGKGGGNREQEIGSISRALKSVAKELNIPVLALSQLSRAVESRPGNSKRPMLSDLRESGSIEQDADMVLFLYRPEYYGLTEDEEGRPTAGVGEVIIAKHRNGETGIVPLRFVGKFVKFVDLEDEFSGMGGGDGFGDAPATFSASALNPSPNFADDFSAGGFSGGITMPSRMNDMPDDAPF from the coding sequence ATGAACGACAGTAATTTTGAAGCGAATAACACGGATAATAACAAACGGGGTAATTATGGCGAACGTCGTACCAAGTTAAATAATTTGGTAAGCGGTTTGGGTAAGCTTCCGCCGCAGGCAGTGGACCTTGAAGAAGCTGTCCTGGGTGCTTTGATGCTGGAGAAAAATGCTCTGAGTGAGATTATTGATATTCTAAAACCGGAATCGTTTTACAAAGAATCACATCAAAAGATCTTTGAAGCGATTTTTGGCCTCTTTCAAAAGACTTCTCCAATTGATATATTGACAGTTACCTCGGAACTTAGACGGATGGGGGCTCTTGAAATGGTCGGCGGTGCCTATTATATTACGCAATTGACAGACCGTGTGGTTTCGGCAGCTAATATTGAGTATCATGCCCGTATTATTTCTCAAAAATATATTCAGCGTGAGCTTATTAAGGTTTCTACCGAAATTATCAATAGTTCATATGACGAAACATCAGATATCTTCGATCTGTTGGATCATGCCGAAAAAAGTTTGTTTGATATCGCGCAAAACAACTTGCGGAGAGATTCGAGAAAGATGGATGATATCATGCGCGAGGCGATTTCTAATCTTGAAATGCTGCGGGATCGTACAGATGGGCTGACAGGTGTGCCTTCGGGTTTAACAGCCTTGGATCGTATGACTTCAGGTTGGCAGCCTTCTGATCTTGTTATTATTGCAGCACGTCCAGCGATGGGAAAAACTGCATTTGTACTTTCTGTCGCGCGCAATGCCGCCGTTGAGCATGGTAAAGCAGTTGCCGTATTCTCGCTGGAGATGTCATCCGTTCAACTTGTCAATCGTCTAATCGCTGGGGAAACCGAAATTGAGCAAGAGAAATTGAAGAAAGGAAATCTTGCTGATCATGAATGGCAACAATTGCATTCGAGAATTGGTCGTTTAACTGATGCGCCTATTATTATTGATGATACGCCTGCATTGAACGTGTTCGAATTTAGAGCAAAATGTAGACGTTTAAAAGCGCAATACGATATCCAGATGGTGATCGTCGATTACTTGCAGTTAATGCATGGAAAAGCAGAGGGTAAAGGCGGGGGGAACCGGGAACAAGAGATTGGTAGTATTTCTCGTGCGTTGAAGTCTGTAGCTAAGGAGTTAAATATCCCTGTACTAGCATTATCGCAATTGAGCCGTGCAGTAGAGTCAAGACCGGGGAATAGTAAACGTCCTATGTTGTCCGATTTACGGGAGTCTGGTTCTATTGAGCAGGATGCGGATATGGTTCTTTTCTTATATAGACCCGAATATTATGGCTTGACAGAAGATGAAGAGGGGCGTCCTACTGCGGGAGTCGGTGAAGTTATTATTGCAAAACACCGTAATGGAGAGACCGGTATTGTTCCGCTTCGCTTTGTGGGTAAATTTGTGAAGTTTGTGGATTTAGAAGATGAGTTTTCTGGTATGGGCGGAGGAGATGGGTTCGGTGATGCGCCGGCTACATTTTCTGCTTCGGCCTTGAATCCGTCTCCAAATTTTGCTGATGATTTTAGTGCTGGAGGGTTTAGTGGTGGTATTACTATGCCGTCCCGCATGAACGACATGCCTGATGATGCGCCATTTTAG
- the ubiE gene encoding bifunctional demethylmenaquinone methyltransferase/2-methoxy-6-polyprenyl-1,4-benzoquinol methylase UbiE — MTHDSSTLKPYKDTNDGKKKQVADMFDNISHSYDFLNHFMSLGIDIIWRKKAINSLKSIKPQLMLDVATGTGDFALESIKILNPKKIIGVDISQGMLEVAKKKIASKGLANQFEVQLGDSERLQFEDNTFDAVTVAFGVRNFENLEKGLSDIYRVLKPGGKAVILEFSNPKKFPIKQLYNFYFKFITPTIGKFFSKDSSAYEYLPESVAQFPDGQKFVAINKRAGFNETTVRPQTFGICTIYIATK; from the coding sequence ATGACGCACGATTCCTCAACACTAAAACCCTACAAAGACACCAACGATGGGAAGAAGAAACAGGTAGCAGATATGTTTGACAATATCTCGCATTCCTATGATTTTTTGAACCATTTCATGTCTTTGGGTATTGACATTATATGGCGTAAAAAAGCCATCAATTCCTTAAAGTCCATAAAACCGCAACTGATGTTGGATGTAGCGACAGGAACTGGTGATTTTGCACTGGAATCAATTAAAATCTTGAATCCAAAAAAGATTATTGGTGTCGATATCTCCCAAGGCATGCTTGAAGTCGCCAAGAAAAAGATTGCAAGCAAGGGATTAGCGAATCAATTTGAAGTTCAGTTAGGAGATTCTGAGCGGCTTCAATTCGAAGATAATACCTTCGACGCAGTTACTGTAGCATTTGGTGTCCGCAATTTTGAAAATCTGGAAAAGGGCTTATCGGATATATACCGCGTATTAAAGCCTGGTGGGAAGGCGGTTATTTTAGAATTTTCGAATCCGAAGAAGTTCCCCATTAAACAATTGTATAATTTTTATTTCAAATTTATCACGCCTACCATCGGAAAATTCTTTTCAAAGGATTCCAGCGCCTATGAATACTTACCCGAATCGGTTGCTCAATTTCCGGATGGTCAAAAGTTCGTTGCCATAAACAAAAGAGCTGGTTTTAATGAAACTACTGTTAGACCACAGACGTTTGGCATCTGTACCATCTATATTGCTACAAAATAG
- a CDS encoding SDR family oxidoreductase, which produces MTKTVFITGASSGIGQACAEVLAKEGYNLLLCARRLNRLETLRDTLLAAYPTIQIHIFELDVRDAEQVANQIEGLPPEWKKINILINNAGLSQGLDPIQDGDIGDWDRMIDTNIKGLLYVSKAVIPLMDTENGAHIVNLGSIAGKEVYPNGNVYCATKHAVDALTKAMRIDLLTQGIKVTSIDPGMVETEFSEVRFHGDRERAKNVYNGVQPLTGKDIAETILFVITRPAHVNINDLLIMPTAQATGTLVNRK; this is translated from the coding sequence ATGACTAAAACAGTTTTTATTACAGGAGCAAGTTCCGGCATCGGTCAGGCTTGTGCCGAAGTTTTAGCGAAAGAGGGGTATAATCTTTTACTTTGCGCGCGCAGGTTAAACCGTTTAGAAACATTAAGAGATACGCTACTTGCAGCCTACCCGACTATTCAGATCCATATATTTGAACTTGATGTCCGAGATGCTGAGCAAGTTGCAAACCAAATTGAAGGTTTGCCCCCCGAATGGAAAAAAATAAATATTCTCATCAACAATGCTGGGTTGAGCCAGGGATTAGATCCTATTCAAGATGGTGATATCGGCGATTGGGACAGAATGATTGATACCAATATCAAAGGCTTATTGTATGTAAGTAAAGCTGTGATACCCCTTATGGATACTGAAAACGGTGCTCATATTGTTAATTTAGGATCCATTGCGGGAAAAGAGGTTTATCCTAATGGAAATGTGTACTGTGCCACCAAGCATGCCGTTGATGCGCTGACTAAAGCGATGCGTATTGATTTGCTTACGCAAGGCATTAAAGTAACCTCCATCGATCCCGGAATGGTAGAGACTGAGTTTTCGGAAGTTCGTTTTCATGGAGATCGAGAAAGAGCTAAAAATGTTTACAATGGTGTACAACCTCTAACAGGTAAAGATATTGCCGAAACGATTCTTTTCGTCATTACCAGACCTGCACACGTCAATATAAACGATCTCTTAATCATGCCTACAGCGCAGGCTACAGGCACACTTGTCAATCGAAAATAA
- a CDS encoding GatB/YqeY domain-containing protein, giving the protein MSLEIQINQDIKAAMIAKDTAKLRGLRAIKAAILLAKTEKGHAEDLSQEAEIKVLQKLVKQRRESAEIYKTQNREDLYEIEVEEEKVIEAYLPKQLSKEEVETVVKAIIAETGASSIKDMGKVMGATNQKLAGQADGKTISEVVKSLLA; this is encoded by the coding sequence ATGTCATTAGAAATACAAATAAATCAAGACATTAAAGCGGCAATGATCGCAAAAGACACGGCAAAATTACGTGGTTTACGTGCGATCAAAGCAGCTATCCTCTTAGCGAAAACAGAAAAAGGTCATGCAGAAGATCTTAGCCAGGAGGCGGAGATTAAAGTGTTACAAAAACTTGTCAAACAACGTCGCGAATCTGCTGAAATTTATAAGACGCAAAACCGTGAAGATCTGTATGAAATTGAAGTCGAGGAAGAAAAAGTAATTGAGGCTTACCTACCCAAACAGTTAAGTAAAGAAGAAGTTGAGACCGTCGTCAAAGCAATTATCGCTGAAACAGGGGCTTCTTCCATTAAAGATATGGGTAAAGTAATGGGCGCGACAAATCAAAAGCTTGCAGGACAAGCTGATGGTAAAACAATTTCTGAAGTCGTTAAAAGTCTTCTCGCATAA
- a CDS encoding GNAT family N-acetyltransferase — MSSLIYRFNLTLFFILMMDFQWNLKKFDELNNKELYRILKLRMEVFVLEQECLYPELDDKDFSCLHLWAEHNDDIIAYTRLVPPGLSYPQASIGRVIVAEQARGTGLSQQLMIHSIESLYKEFGEGEIQIGAQFHLKSFYEKLGFKQISEPYPDYGILHIDMIKPAI; from the coding sequence ATGTCTTCCCTGATATATCGATTTAATTTGACTCTTTTTTTTATTTTAATGATGGATTTTCAGTGGAACCTCAAGAAGTTTGATGAACTCAACAATAAAGAACTGTATCGTATCTTAAAGCTTCGAATGGAAGTTTTTGTTTTGGAACAAGAATGCTTATATCCTGAATTGGACGATAAGGACTTTTCTTGTCTCCATCTTTGGGCAGAACACAATGATGATATCATTGCATACACGAGACTAGTTCCCCCTGGTCTCTCCTATCCGCAGGCTTCCATCGGTCGGGTCATTGTTGCTGAGCAAGCCCGCGGAACCGGTTTGAGTCAACAATTAATGATTCATTCCATCGAATCTCTCTATAAAGAATTTGGTGAAGGCGAGATACAGATAGGTGCGCAATTTCATTTAAAATCCTTTTATGAAAAATTAGGGTTTAAACAAATCTCCGAGCCCTACCCTGATTATGGAATCCTCCATATTGATATGATTAAACCCGCAATTTAG
- a CDS encoding DUF423 domain-containing protein — protein sequence MQNLVIITAALFGGLAIILGAFGAHAFKKILSAEKLESFEVGVRYQMYAALTLLILGFNFHFELQSERVAFYLITLGTLLFSVSIYFLSFAEYWKKNLKFLGPITPLGGLLMIAGWVAIIIRFL from the coding sequence ATGCAAAACCTTGTCATCATCACAGCCGCCCTATTTGGCGGCCTCGCTATTATCCTAGGTGCATTTGGAGCCCATGCATTCAAAAAAATCCTATCAGCTGAAAAACTGGAATCCTTTGAGGTCGGCGTTCGCTATCAAATGTATGCTGCGCTAACCCTATTGATTCTAGGATTCAATTTCCACTTTGAGCTTCAGTCTGAACGAGTCGCATTTTATCTGATCACACTGGGAACTCTTTTATTCTCGGTAAGTATATATTTTCTATCGTTTGCTGAATACTGGAAAAAGAATCTAAAGTTTCTTGGCCCAATTACCCCGCTCGGTGGATTATTGATGATCGCAGGCTGGGTTGCTATTATCATTCGTTTTTTGTAG